A window of Rhododendron vialii isolate Sample 1 chromosome 11a, ASM3025357v1 contains these coding sequences:
- the LOC131308791 gene encoding magnesium transporter MRS2-F-like isoform X2, which yields MMVKWLPSDSRTPRPRSRYDYTLMEDQDDSNSDKELTQLAHPPPRQASRRTTNIATKSWLVISVFGEARVEEAGKHHIRRRTGIPGRDLRILDPALSYPSSVLGRERAIVVNLENIKAIITASEMLLLNPRDPSLSPFVSDLEHKLCYLDNSNLRSNGNEGTDQKSMEDSPAFLSKNGGTSKVLPFEFRVLEICLKFVCKCLESEASTLEQEAYPALDELSVRDELEHLLDDDMDMAEMYLTDKHNKQHAEEPEPKDDTEDDSDEDGGSSRSSSADLSGQKPKVEELEMLLEAYFAQLEGALSKLSTMREYVDDTEDYINIILDEKQNQLLRIGVVMSTAIMLLNIGIVIAGIYGMNIRIPLFDYGVPMQFNMTTFGVIAGIVVSFSVAVLSIKKKGLLG from the exons ATGATGGTTAAATGGCTTCCTTCAGACTCCCGAACACCAAGACCAAGATCAAGGTACGACTATACACTCATGGAGGATCAGGATGATTCAAACTCTGATAAGGAGCTCACTCAGCTGGCACATCCTCCTCCTCGTCAGGCGTCGAGGCGAACCACCAACATCGCGACAAAGTCCTGGCTCGTGATTTCGGTGTTCGGGGAGGCGCGGGTAGAGGAGGCCGGGAAGCACCACATCAGGCGCAGGACTGGGATTCCGGGGCGGGATCTGAGGATTCTTGATCCGGCGCTCTCATACCCGTCTTCCGTGCTTGGCAGGGAGCGCGCCATTGTGGTGAACTTGGAAAACATCAAAGCCATCATCACTGCAAGTGAAATGTTGCTCCTCAATCCTAGGGATCCCAGTCTTTCTCCTTTCGTTAGCGATCTTGAGCACAAGCTTTGCTATCTTGATAATTCTAATTTGCGTTCTAAC GGTAATGAGGGGACTGATCAAAAGTCAATGGAGGATTCACCAGCTTTCCTATCAAAAAATGGTGGTACTTCCAAGGTCCTGCCTTTTGAGTTCAGAGTGCTTGAAATTTGCCTGAAATTTGTTTGCAAGTGTCTAGAATCCGAG GCTAGCACACTAGAGCAAGAAGCATATCCAGCTTTGGATGAATTATCA GTGAGAGATGAACTTGAACATTTGCtcgatgatgatatggatatgGCGGAAATGTACCTTACCGATAAGCATAATAAGCAGCATGCCGAAGAACCGGAACCAAAAGATGATACCGAGGATGACAG CGATGAAGACGGAGGGAGCAGTAGAAGTAGCAGTGCAGACTTAAGTGGCCAGAAGCCAAAAGTTGAAGAGTTGGAGATGTTATTGGAAGCATACTTTGCTCAACTGGAAGGAGCCTTGAGCAAACTATCCACT ATGCGCGAATACGTCGATGATACAGAGGACTACATCAACATCATATTGGATGAGAAGCAGAACCAGCTTCTGCGAATTGGAGTTGTAATGAGCACAGCAATTATGCTTCTGAATATAGGCATTGTGATTGCAGGTATATATGGGATGAACATCCGCATACCACTCTTCGATTACGGTGTCCCTATGCAGTTCAATATGACCACTTTTGGGGTTATCGCCGGCATTGTTGTATCGTTCTCTGTGGCCGTCCTATCCATCAAGAAAAAAGGGTTGCTTGGATAA
- the LOC131308791 gene encoding magnesium transporter MRS2-F-like isoform X3 codes for MMVKWLPSDSRTPRPRSRYDYTLMEDQDDSNSDKELTQLAHPPPRQASRRTTNIATKSWLVISVFGEARVEEAGKHHIRRRTGIPGRDLRILDPALSYPSSVLGRERAIVVNLENIKAIITASEMLLLNPRDPSLSPFVSDLEHKLCYLDNSNLRSNGNEGTDQKSMEDSPAFLSKNGGTSKVLPFEFRVLEICLKFVCKCLESEVRDELEHLLDDDMDMAEMYLTDKHNKQHAEEPEPKDDTEDDSDEDGGSSRSSSADLSGQKPKVEELEMLLEAYFAQLEGALSKLSTMREYVDDTEDYINIILDEKQNQLLRIGVVMSTAIMLLNIGIVIAGIYGMNIRIPLFDYGVPMQFNMTTFGVIAGIVVSFSVAVLSIKKKGLLG; via the exons ATGATGGTTAAATGGCTTCCTTCAGACTCCCGAACACCAAGACCAAGATCAAGGTACGACTATACACTCATGGAGGATCAGGATGATTCAAACTCTGATAAGGAGCTCACTCAGCTGGCACATCCTCCTCCTCGTCAGGCGTCGAGGCGAACCACCAACATCGCGACAAAGTCCTGGCTCGTGATTTCGGTGTTCGGGGAGGCGCGGGTAGAGGAGGCCGGGAAGCACCACATCAGGCGCAGGACTGGGATTCCGGGGCGGGATCTGAGGATTCTTGATCCGGCGCTCTCATACCCGTCTTCCGTGCTTGGCAGGGAGCGCGCCATTGTGGTGAACTTGGAAAACATCAAAGCCATCATCACTGCAAGTGAAATGTTGCTCCTCAATCCTAGGGATCCCAGTCTTTCTCCTTTCGTTAGCGATCTTGAGCACAAGCTTTGCTATCTTGATAATTCTAATTTGCGTTCTAAC GGTAATGAGGGGACTGATCAAAAGTCAATGGAGGATTCACCAGCTTTCCTATCAAAAAATGGTGGTACTTCCAAGGTCCTGCCTTTTGAGTTCAGAGTGCTTGAAATTTGCCTGAAATTTGTTTGCAAGTGTCTAGAATCCGAG GTGAGAGATGAACTTGAACATTTGCtcgatgatgatatggatatgGCGGAAATGTACCTTACCGATAAGCATAATAAGCAGCATGCCGAAGAACCGGAACCAAAAGATGATACCGAGGATGACAG CGATGAAGACGGAGGGAGCAGTAGAAGTAGCAGTGCAGACTTAAGTGGCCAGAAGCCAAAAGTTGAAGAGTTGGAGATGTTATTGGAAGCATACTTTGCTCAACTGGAAGGAGCCTTGAGCAAACTATCCACT ATGCGCGAATACGTCGATGATACAGAGGACTACATCAACATCATATTGGATGAGAAGCAGAACCAGCTTCTGCGAATTGGAGTTGTAATGAGCACAGCAATTATGCTTCTGAATATAGGCATTGTGATTGCAGGTATATATGGGATGAACATCCGCATACCACTCTTCGATTACGGTGTCCCTATGCAGTTCAATATGACCACTTTTGGGGTTATCGCCGGCATTGTTGTATCGTTCTCTGTGGCCGTCCTATCCATCAAGAAAAAAGGGTTGCTTGGATAA
- the LOC131308791 gene encoding magnesium transporter MRS2-F-like isoform X1, protein MMVKWLPSDSRTPRPRSRYDYTLMEDQDDSNSDKELTQLAHPPPRQASRRTTNIATKSWLVISVFGEARVEEAGKHHIRRRTGIPGRDLRILDPALSYPSSVLGRERAIVVNLENIKAIITASEMLLLNPRDPSLSPFVSDLEHKLCYLDNSNLRSNGNEGTDQKSMEDSPAFLSKNGGTSKVLPFEFRVLEICLKFVCKCLESEASTLEQEAYPALDELSVSVSTLNLQRVRIIKSRLVALSARVQKVRDELEHLLDDDMDMAEMYLTDKHNKQHAEEPEPKDDTEDDSDEDGGSSRSSSADLSGQKPKVEELEMLLEAYFAQLEGALSKLSTMREYVDDTEDYINIILDEKQNQLLRIGVVMSTAIMLLNIGIVIAGIYGMNIRIPLFDYGVPMQFNMTTFGVIAGIVVSFSVAVLSIKKKGLLG, encoded by the exons ATGATGGTTAAATGGCTTCCTTCAGACTCCCGAACACCAAGACCAAGATCAAGGTACGACTATACACTCATGGAGGATCAGGATGATTCAAACTCTGATAAGGAGCTCACTCAGCTGGCACATCCTCCTCCTCGTCAGGCGTCGAGGCGAACCACCAACATCGCGACAAAGTCCTGGCTCGTGATTTCGGTGTTCGGGGAGGCGCGGGTAGAGGAGGCCGGGAAGCACCACATCAGGCGCAGGACTGGGATTCCGGGGCGGGATCTGAGGATTCTTGATCCGGCGCTCTCATACCCGTCTTCCGTGCTTGGCAGGGAGCGCGCCATTGTGGTGAACTTGGAAAACATCAAAGCCATCATCACTGCAAGTGAAATGTTGCTCCTCAATCCTAGGGATCCCAGTCTTTCTCCTTTCGTTAGCGATCTTGAGCACAAGCTTTGCTATCTTGATAATTCTAATTTGCGTTCTAAC GGTAATGAGGGGACTGATCAAAAGTCAATGGAGGATTCACCAGCTTTCCTATCAAAAAATGGTGGTACTTCCAAGGTCCTGCCTTTTGAGTTCAGAGTGCTTGAAATTTGCCTGAAATTTGTTTGCAAGTGTCTAGAATCCGAG GCTAGCACACTAGAGCAAGAAGCATATCCAGCTTTGGATGAATTATCAGTAAGTGTTAGCACGCTTAATCTCCAACGCGTTCGAATTATAAAGAGTCGTCTTGTTGCTCTGTCTGCCCGTGTCCAAAAG GTGAGAGATGAACTTGAACATTTGCtcgatgatgatatggatatgGCGGAAATGTACCTTACCGATAAGCATAATAAGCAGCATGCCGAAGAACCGGAACCAAAAGATGATACCGAGGATGACAG CGATGAAGACGGAGGGAGCAGTAGAAGTAGCAGTGCAGACTTAAGTGGCCAGAAGCCAAAAGTTGAAGAGTTGGAGATGTTATTGGAAGCATACTTTGCTCAACTGGAAGGAGCCTTGAGCAAACTATCCACT ATGCGCGAATACGTCGATGATACAGAGGACTACATCAACATCATATTGGATGAGAAGCAGAACCAGCTTCTGCGAATTGGAGTTGTAATGAGCACAGCAATTATGCTTCTGAATATAGGCATTGTGATTGCAGGTATATATGGGATGAACATCCGCATACCACTCTTCGATTACGGTGTCCCTATGCAGTTCAATATGACCACTTTTGGGGTTATCGCCGGCATTGTTGTATCGTTCTCTGTGGCCGTCCTATCCATCAAGAAAAAAGGGTTGCTTGGATAA